Proteins encoded within one genomic window of Legionella sp. PC997:
- a CDS encoding alkane 1-monooxygenase: protein MNLSKKLSFMLAYLLVILPFIGFYYGGFYTFLPFFILFTLVPWMDIWLLDPSNPNPPEEHLLLKAQYFKLLTWIYVPLQCCFIILAAYLIAHVPLTAKEFIGFSLSIGLLTGGIGITLAHELMHKNSQVDQLLSKILLVSVCYGHFFIEHVRGHHVHVATSKDPATSRLGESLYQFLPRTIMGSFRSASNIERKRLKRLGYPWYHVKNQFWWIIGMPIMLALLLLYYGGWMVLLFFMIQSLTAIILLEIINYVEHYGLERKKFADGSYEKVSIQHSWNASHWLSNMLLFHLQRHSDHHVHGARPYQLLRHLDASPQLPSGYLGMIILALFPPLWRKVMDKRVLAHRASNEQE from the coding sequence ATGAATTTAAGTAAAAAATTGAGTTTTATGTTGGCTTATTTGTTGGTGATATTGCCTTTTATTGGTTTTTATTATGGTGGTTTTTATACGTTCCTCCCATTTTTTATATTATTTACCCTGGTACCATGGATGGATATTTGGTTGCTAGACCCCAGCAATCCTAACCCTCCTGAAGAACATTTATTGCTCAAAGCCCAATATTTTAAGCTCCTTACTTGGATATATGTGCCTTTGCAATGTTGTTTTATAATTTTGGCGGCGTATCTCATTGCACATGTTCCTTTAACAGCAAAAGAATTTATTGGGTTTAGTTTATCTATCGGGCTTTTAACCGGTGGAATTGGAATTACCCTTGCGCATGAGCTCATGCATAAAAATTCCCAAGTAGATCAACTTTTAAGTAAAATTTTATTAGTTAGCGTATGCTATGGTCATTTTTTTATTGAACATGTACGCGGTCATCATGTTCATGTGGCTACATCCAAAGATCCGGCGACATCTCGTTTAGGAGAAAGTTTATATCAATTTTTACCTAGAACAATTATGGGTTCTTTTCGTTCTGCATCAAATATAGAGCGTAAGCGTTTAAAGCGTTTAGGATATCCCTGGTACCATGTCAAAAATCAATTTTGGTGGATTATCGGCATGCCCATCATGCTGGCATTGCTTCTTCTTTATTATGGCGGATGGATGGTTCTTCTCTTCTTTATGATTCAGTCGTTAACCGCCATTATTTTGCTGGAAATTATTAATTATGTGGAGCATTATGGTTTGGAGCGCAAGAAATTTGCCGATGGATCCTATGAAAAAGTTTCAATTCAACACTCATGGAATGCGAGTCATTGGCTTAGTAATATGCTCCTTTTTCATCTACAAAGACATTCTGATCATCATGTTCATGGAGCACGTCCTTATCAATTATTAAGACACCTTGACGCAAGTCCCCAGCTCCCTTCAGGTTATTTGGGAATGATTATTCTGGCTCTTTTTCCCCCATTATGGCGGAAGGTAATGGATAAGAGAGTGCTTGCTCATCGCGCAAGCAATGAGCAAGAATAG
- a CDS encoding beta-1,3-glucanase family protein: protein MKIFKLNRLGLLIFGVVGLLALSECAFSQNSCKGGGMSVRFDLSKTNNTRIEHKNTYIVILGIDPTTKKHAYVQFNNGNQVGTLVDINDVTMNGKNYGIPLSELIPNSGGIAQACIPYLTSGRIYISFGNPLDMPTDRNTLTPKQPDVNNPQTTTNGTLFDKVEFNYSTSGETVINPTGVDFIAIPYTIQQAGHEYGHAGGIEGVIKNMKTIVCRSAGEPINSPECSLRWKRSEWSSLVVYNSENILMRVDAPGRFGTRFNGYFTNYIHELSRYYSSAINRSIKIDLKELNKGIWSGAFEPNSQTLVFSPVGGSSSESLSYNLGSPQTSNSILMGAQAPFYNRNAIDSTIARDLTSAIVSGMLMRKESAFVGKDFFDSAGNPIFKNKQQMQQLLKYYFNNGDNSIDYVANQCGATKDAPCVNVYSEAMHALSFDKNIDHPQNSYLNSYAFSYDDFLGMDGTNTQTDAKPAVIVIGDMSNRKIPHVDL, encoded by the coding sequence ATGAAAATATTCAAATTGAACAGATTGGGCCTTTTAATATTCGGAGTGGTAGGTTTATTGGCTCTAAGTGAATGTGCCTTTTCACAGAACTCATGTAAAGGAGGCGGCATGTCCGTCCGCTTTGATTTATCAAAGACTAATAATACACGTATTGAACATAAAAATACGTATATCGTAATTCTAGGTATTGATCCAACCACAAAAAAGCATGCTTATGTTCAATTTAATAATGGAAATCAAGTAGGTACACTTGTTGATATTAACGATGTAACTATGAATGGAAAAAACTATGGGATTCCATTATCAGAATTGATTCCTAATTCGGGAGGAATAGCGCAAGCCTGCATTCCATATCTTACTTCAGGCAGAATTTATATTTCTTTTGGAAATCCATTGGACATGCCTACCGATCGTAATACTTTGACTCCAAAGCAGCCCGATGTAAATAATCCTCAAACGACTACCAATGGAACCCTTTTTGATAAGGTCGAGTTTAATTACAGCACCAGCGGAGAAACAGTGATTAACCCCACGGGAGTTGATTTTATTGCTATCCCTTATACGATTCAACAAGCAGGTCATGAGTATGGACATGCGGGTGGTATAGAAGGCGTCATTAAAAATATGAAAACCATCGTTTGCCGTAGTGCAGGTGAACCAATAAACTCTCCTGAATGTTCACTTCGATGGAAGCGTTCGGAATGGTCCAGTCTAGTAGTGTATAATTCAGAGAATATATTAATGCGAGTTGATGCTCCTGGAAGATTTGGTACTCGATTTAATGGATATTTTACTAATTACATCCATGAGCTGAGTAGGTACTATTCTTCCGCTATTAATCGCTCCATTAAAATTGATCTAAAGGAATTAAATAAAGGGATTTGGTCAGGAGCTTTTGAACCAAATAGTCAAACACTAGTTTTTTCCCCAGTTGGAGGCTCAAGCTCTGAATCGTTGTCATATAACCTAGGCTCGCCGCAAACCAGTAATTCAATCTTAATGGGAGCTCAAGCCCCTTTTTATAATAGAAATGCTATAGATTCAACCATTGCACGCGATCTCACTTCTGCTATTGTTTCTGGCATGTTAATGCGAAAGGAATCTGCTTTCGTAGGTAAGGATTTCTTTGATTCAGCAGGTAATCCAATTTTCAAAAATAAACAACAAATGCAACAACTCCTCAAATATTATTTTAACAATGGTGATAATTCAATAGATTACGTCGCTAATCAATGTGGCGCGACTAAAGATGCCCCCTGTGTGAATGTATATTCCGAGGCCATGCATGCATTAAGTTTTGATAAAAATATTGATCATCCGCAAAATAGCTATTTAAACTCCTATGCTTTTTCCTATGATGATTTTCTAGGTATGGATGGCACTAATACACAGACTGATGCGAAACCAGCAGTGATAGTTATTGGAGATATGAGCAATCGAAAGATCCCGCATGTAGATCTCTAA
- a CDS encoding patatin-like phospholipase family protein has protein sequence MKQTGMVLQGGGALGAYEFGALKRLYEEPLFSLDIVSGVSIGAINAIALVGAKDEPIATLEAMWEEFTLFSSPFLNEKLASYLALFGNPSFFYPRTDYWNLADWTSFYSTKPLQKLLEKYIDFKKVNNTSMRLILTATDITTGKVKTFTNQGKDRTEITPLHVIASGSLPPGFPMTTIKNTCYWDGGLFENTPLSPVLENLTSDPDVEKQIIVINLFPSQGKIPTNLVDVFDRIFEIQFSNKIRFNKELTEKINEYIEVINEIEQIVPIDSPIKKLPGYQRLIDYKYIQNILYIENKDPENVNAPFDFSFNTLKRRIDAGYRDAGEALKTVN, from the coding sequence ATGAAACAAACAGGGATGGTACTGCAAGGAGGCGGTGCATTAGGTGCTTATGAGTTCGGCGCCTTAAAACGCCTATATGAAGAGCCTTTATTCTCACTAGATATTGTTTCAGGAGTGTCGATAGGGGCGATTAATGCAATAGCCTTAGTTGGAGCCAAAGATGAGCCCATTGCGACTCTTGAAGCAATGTGGGAAGAATTTACTCTTTTTTCTTCTCCTTTTTTAAATGAAAAACTAGCTTCTTATTTGGCCTTATTTGGAAATCCTTCCTTTTTCTACCCTCGTACTGATTATTGGAATTTAGCAGATTGGACAAGTTTTTATTCCACCAAACCTTTGCAAAAACTATTAGAAAAGTATATTGATTTTAAGAAAGTAAATAATACGTCGATGCGTCTAATTCTTACTGCAACAGATATTACAACAGGGAAAGTCAAAACGTTTACGAATCAGGGAAAGGATCGAACAGAAATTACACCGCTGCATGTTATAGCAAGCGGAAGTTTACCTCCTGGCTTTCCCATGACGACGATAAAAAATACCTGTTATTGGGATGGTGGTTTATTTGAAAACACTCCACTCTCCCCTGTCTTAGAGAATCTAACTTCTGATCCGGATGTAGAAAAGCAAATTATTGTAATTAATCTGTTCCCAAGCCAAGGTAAAATACCAACTAATTTAGTTGATGTTTTTGACCGGATTTTTGAAATTCAATTTTCCAATAAGATCCGTTTTAATAAAGAATTAACTGAAAAGATTAATGAATACATTGAAGTAATCAATGAAATTGAACAAATTGTACCTATAGATAGCCCTATCAAGAAATTGCCAGGGTATCAACGTCTAATCGACTACAAATACATCCAAAATATCCTTTATATTGAAAACAAAGATCCCGAAAATGTAAACGCCCCTTTTGATTTTTCTTTTAACACCCTCAAAAGAAGAATAGATGCGGGGTACCGAGATGCAGGAGAAGCTTTAAAAACAGTAAATTGA
- a CDS encoding amidohydrolase family protein — MKKRPILIQNTVLLNTKNFLSEKMDLLIVNDRIEDIAPHLDHTDAEIIDAQDMVAMPGLINTHIHVWQSGLHGVAGNWSLTNYFEKMLDDLGREFSPEDMYLANLYGALEQIDAGVTCVLDWCNNINSLEHAQHALRGLEDSGIRAVFAYGTPGIDSSKWWFESSEKHPHDAVKFFKKQVLQTNSRIQMALALRGPDFTQKEVLLHDIKLARELNVLATMHVGVSAAKFGVKKIYEIGMLSDKINFVHGNNLVQEEYQLIADHGASLSITPEVEMQMGHGFPATGKLLDVGGKPVLGTDIPSNMSGDLFTQLRFALQTQRALDNQKELDAGGSVKNIHLTCDDALDWITINGAKALHLDRSIGTLAPGMKADLILINLKEINIWPVHRLYESIVFYANRNNVDTVIIDGRCVKRRGKLVYSDLNKLKEQLFESGARIVKNAKLL; from the coding sequence ATGAAAAAAAGACCTATTCTGATCCAAAATACAGTGTTATTGAATACGAAAAACTTCCTTTCAGAAAAAATGGATCTTTTAATCGTTAATGACAGGATAGAAGATATTGCTCCACATCTTGATCATACGGATGCTGAAATTATAGATGCTCAAGATATGGTGGCTATGCCAGGTTTAATCAATACCCATATTCATGTATGGCAGTCGGGATTGCATGGTGTTGCGGGAAACTGGAGCTTAACTAATTATTTTGAAAAAATGCTTGATGATCTAGGGCGTGAATTTTCTCCGGAAGATATGTATCTAGCCAATCTGTATGGGGCATTAGAACAAATCGATGCTGGAGTAACGTGCGTACTCGATTGGTGTAATAACATTAATAGCCTAGAGCATGCCCAGCATGCCCTACGAGGGCTGGAAGATTCCGGTATCCGTGCTGTTTTTGCTTATGGTACCCCTGGGATTGATTCATCAAAGTGGTGGTTTGAGAGTTCCGAAAAACATCCGCATGATGCAGTTAAGTTTTTTAAGAAACAGGTGCTCCAAACCAATAGTAGAATACAAATGGCCTTAGCTTTGCGAGGTCCTGATTTCACCCAAAAAGAGGTATTGCTACACGATATTAAATTAGCTCGGGAATTAAATGTATTAGCTACGATGCACGTAGGGGTAAGTGCGGCAAAATTCGGGGTAAAAAAAATATACGAAATCGGAATGCTTAGTGACAAAATAAATTTTGTGCATGGAAATAATTTAGTACAAGAAGAATATCAATTAATTGCAGATCATGGTGCATCACTGAGCATCACTCCCGAGGTTGAAATGCAAATGGGACATGGTTTTCCAGCAACTGGAAAACTATTAGATGTTGGTGGCAAGCCTGTTTTAGGTACCGATATCCCCTCTAATATGAGTGGAGACTTGTTTACTCAGCTGCGTTTTGCTTTGCAGACACAGCGTGCACTGGATAATCAAAAGGAACTTGATGCTGGTGGGTCAGTCAAAAACATCCATTTAACATGCGATGACGCTTTAGATTGGATCACAATCAATGGAGCCAAAGCGCTTCATTTAGATCGATCTATCGGTACATTGGCTCCAGGTATGAAAGCTGATCTAATACTTATTAATCTTAAAGAGATAAACATTTGGCCAGTACATCGTCTTTATGAATCCATTGTTTTTTATGCAAATAGAAATAATGTAGATACGGTTATTATTGACGGAAGGTGTGTAAAACGTCGGGGAAAATTGGTGTATTCGGATCTCAATAAATTAAAGGAGCAATTATTTGAATCAGGTGCACGTATAGTCAAAAATGCTAAGCTACTGTAG
- a CDS encoding polysaccharide deacetylase family protein encodes MLLRWTAVTLLISALNSPCFAEEKEIAITIDDLPFVGSGAATPGSLKRTQARFMAIVKALVDNQVPATGFAIGGAIPKPEWELLETFRNQGFALGNHTYTHKSLNNMSADKYIADIDHADTVLAPVLTEPKYFRYPYLAEGTGQKKQKVYDYLAAHQYTIAPVTIDSKDYEFNARFYKIPYRKRAQILPAFKKRYLAYIWKQTLLAERRAKKVDGQPVKQILLIHANLLNSLCLEDIIELYRNNGYKFISLADALRNDGPPVNDNAEALNSVIPPIKEAPGKTASIKISR; translated from the coding sequence ATGTTACTTCGCTGGACCGCTGTAACCCTTTTGATTAGCGCCCTGAATTCTCCATGTTTTGCAGAAGAAAAAGAAATTGCAATTACAATTGATGATCTTCCCTTTGTTGGTTCTGGTGCCGCTACACCAGGAAGCTTGAAAAGAACTCAAGCCCGATTTATGGCCATAGTAAAAGCACTTGTTGACAATCAAGTCCCCGCTACTGGATTTGCTATTGGAGGAGCCATTCCGAAACCTGAATGGGAGCTTCTTGAAACATTCCGTAATCAAGGTTTTGCTTTAGGAAATCATACTTATACTCATAAAAGCTTGAATAATATGAGTGCAGATAAATACATTGCTGATATTGATCACGCAGATACGGTTTTAGCGCCAGTGTTGACCGAACCAAAATATTTTCGCTACCCTTACTTAGCAGAAGGAACAGGGCAGAAAAAACAAAAAGTATATGATTACCTCGCTGCTCATCAATATACAATCGCTCCAGTAACAATCGACAGTAAAGATTATGAGTTTAATGCTCGTTTCTACAAAATCCCCTATAGAAAAAGAGCTCAAATTCTTCCAGCATTTAAAAAACGCTACTTGGCGTACATTTGGAAACAAACATTACTCGCAGAGCGAAGAGCGAAAAAAGTTGATGGTCAACCCGTTAAACAAATCTTATTAATCCACGCTAATCTTCTTAATAGTTTATGTTTAGAAGATATTATTGAATTATATAGAAATAATGGGTACAAATTTATAAGTTTAGCTGATGCGTTAAGAAATGACGGGCCCCCTGTCAATGACAATGCAGAAGCATTAAATAGTGTGATACCCCCTATAAAAGAGGCTCCGGGAAAAACTGCATCAATTAAGATATCGAGATAG
- a CDS encoding murein transglycosylase A has translation MKTKIRFITLFLALIAVSSLAWWFWPAKLPLKMFKQADFERLPGWKSADLKKSLLTFQTSCRAFIKQNPEEMVGTDDIDLKVKDWQPACNAALKISPTSEQETKQFFEKWFTPVEFTDIGKPGLFTGYYVPIIKGSYKKSKEFHVPLYETPEDLVTSDLGLFFNDLKSRRIVGRLEGKKLVPYYTREEINNGALKGKARVLVWINSPIDRLFLEIQGSGVIELEDGSHLSIGYDSQNGKPYTAIAGVLIKKGVMTKDNASMQAIKRYLEAHPKQMDKVINQNKSFVFFHKMSDGVALGSQGVALTPGYSLAIDKQWVPMGAPLWLTTTRPDSNNPNENKPMQRLMIAQDTGGAIRGKVRGDVFWGGGEKATLIAGHMKNHGHYWILLPKQAISRLEKNKLISG, from the coding sequence ATGAAAACGAAAATACGCTTTATTACACTTTTTTTAGCCTTGATTGCCGTAAGTAGTTTGGCATGGTGGTTTTGGCCCGCAAAACTGCCCTTAAAGATGTTCAAACAGGCTGATTTTGAACGTTTACCTGGTTGGAAATCAGCGGATTTGAAAAAATCTTTACTGACTTTCCAAACTTCCTGTCGTGCTTTTATCAAACAAAATCCCGAGGAAATGGTCGGGACGGATGATATAGATTTAAAAGTAAAAGATTGGCAACCGGCGTGTAATGCTGCTTTAAAAATTTCTCCTACATCAGAACAAGAAACCAAGCAATTTTTTGAAAAATGGTTTACGCCTGTGGAATTCACTGATATTGGCAAACCTGGATTATTCACCGGTTATTATGTCCCTATAATTAAAGGAAGCTATAAGAAATCCAAAGAATTTCATGTTCCTCTCTACGAAACTCCGGAGGATCTTGTGACCTCTGATTTGGGACTATTTTTTAACGATTTAAAAAGTCGCCGTATTGTAGGTCGTTTAGAGGGTAAAAAACTGGTCCCTTATTATACTCGTGAAGAAATAAATAATGGCGCACTTAAAGGTAAAGCACGCGTTTTAGTATGGATTAATAGTCCAATAGATCGTTTGTTTTTAGAAATTCAAGGCTCAGGAGTTATTGAACTTGAGGATGGGAGCCATCTTTCTATAGGTTATGACTCTCAAAATGGCAAACCTTATACTGCAATTGCGGGAGTATTGATCAAAAAAGGAGTGATGACCAAAGATAACGCGTCAATGCAGGCGATAAAGCGTTATTTGGAAGCTCATCCTAAGCAGATGGATAAAGTAATTAATCAAAATAAATCATTTGTTTTTTTCCATAAAATGTCTGATGGCGTCGCTTTAGGCTCACAAGGTGTGGCATTAACCCCTGGATATTCGCTTGCTATTGATAAGCAATGGGTACCTATGGGAGCACCTCTTTGGTTAACTACTACACGTCCTGATAGCAACAATCCCAATGAAAATAAGCCTATGCAACGTTTGATGATCGCTCAAGATACCGGCGGAGCAATACGCGGAAAAGTACGCGGAGATGTTTTTTGGGGTGGTGGTGAAAAAGCAACTTTAATTGCGGGCCATATGAAAAACCATGGTCACTACTGGATTCTCCTTCCTAAGCAAGCGATATCTCGCCTAGAAAAAAATAAGTTAATCTCTGGATAA
- a CDS encoding type II secretion system protein, whose amino-acid sequence MSGTNKGFILLITLLIIGVISILALTSMQHILLYYKAINKQEMLHQSFYQLEDVTLQLLHQPQAFNQDCLVRSDSANQAIHHLLHQKGCSLMSGLTQYKYYIEDLGEFPCLVAREKGRKFATHHQRVTVVPIEDGSPVSLLQIRVISAGRVIPCLAKERSISLGVSSWRYLPSI is encoded by the coding sequence ATGAGTGGAACAAATAAAGGGTTTATTTTATTAATAACGCTACTTATCATTGGCGTGATCAGTATCCTGGCATTGACCTCGATGCAGCATATTTTGCTCTATTATAAGGCAATCAATAAACAAGAAATGTTACATCAGAGTTTTTATCAATTAGAGGATGTAACCTTGCAATTGTTGCATCAACCTCAAGCATTCAATCAGGATTGTTTGGTCCGCTCGGACTCTGCAAACCAAGCGATACATCATCTGCTCCATCAAAAAGGATGCTCTTTAATGAGTGGTTTAACCCAATACAAGTATTACATTGAAGATTTGGGCGAGTTTCCCTGTTTGGTAGCACGGGAAAAGGGGCGGAAGTTTGCAACACATCATCAACGCGTCACAGTAGTACCTATCGAGGATGGGAGCCCGGTTTCTCTATTACAAATAAGGGTTATCAGTGCAGGAAGAGTTATTCCTTGTCTTGCAAAGGAGCGGTCGATTTCTCTTGGAGTGAGCAGTTGGAGGTATTTACCTTCTATATAA
- a CDS encoding PilW family protein: MKKQTGLSLTEVLISLFLASLIMTVLIQLFLESKHQYLETEQVLAIRFDLQWVSDLLSDSIRRAGFTPCLGIERLQTIDRRTHQNKIKALHVGNHPEQLIQVNRMSEYFAKIIKIESRTKIWVKNSVVFHKKRPLIIADCEHAEIHELLDIESQSEHSLIVLKKPLFFTYNTSTYVGEYLEEKWFIKNNTHHKDTLHYKLIHTEEITPLIHYIHTRKRTIKEKKFLEISMGLEENKTLELRVLVRG, from the coding sequence ATGAAAAAACAAACGGGGCTTAGTTTGACCGAAGTATTAATTAGTCTTTTCCTAGCAAGTTTAATTATGACGGTACTAATCCAGCTTTTTCTAGAGAGTAAGCATCAATATCTTGAGACGGAACAAGTTTTAGCAATACGTTTTGATTTGCAATGGGTGAGTGATTTGCTAAGTGATAGCATTAGACGCGCGGGTTTTACTCCATGTTTGGGTATAGAGCGCCTGCAAACCATTGACCGTCGAACGCATCAAAACAAAATTAAAGCTCTGCATGTGGGTAACCATCCGGAGCAATTGATTCAAGTCAATCGTATGAGTGAATATTTTGCAAAAATAATCAAAATTGAGAGTCGAACAAAAATATGGGTCAAGAATTCAGTGGTATTTCATAAAAAGCGTCCCCTAATTATTGCAGATTGTGAACACGCTGAGATACACGAACTACTCGATATCGAATCTCAAAGTGAGCATTCACTTATTGTTCTCAAAAAACCGCTATTTTTTACCTATAATACTTCAACTTATGTTGGTGAGTATCTGGAAGAGAAATGGTTCATTAAGAACAATACACATCATAAGGATACCTTACATTATAAGTTAATCCATACAGAAGAAATTACTCCTTTAATTCATTACATCCATACTCGAAAGCGAACCATAAAGGAGAAGAAATTTCTCGAAATTAGTATGGGTTTAGAGGAGAACAAAACACTGGAGCTTAGGGTCTTGGTGCGTGGATGA
- a CDS encoding prepilin-type N-terminal cleavage/methylation domain-containing protein, with protein MNREKGFSLTEVLISLILVTTLTLVLLQEQRQSKQLLNQLVFRTQGSQFLDQIEETLAAKTSKFPPIPPSYHLEIQQQNHQILIHLAWLEQLGTITRKRSPIGRT; from the coding sequence TTGAATCGAGAAAAGGGATTTTCCCTTACTGAAGTATTGATATCTTTAATACTGGTAACTACTTTGACTCTTGTGTTATTACAAGAACAACGGCAGAGCAAACAATTATTAAATCAATTAGTTTTTCGAACACAAGGATCTCAATTTCTTGATCAAATTGAGGAAACCTTAGCGGCTAAGACATCCAAATTTCCTCCAATTCCTCCTTCGTATCATTTGGAAATACAACAACAAAACCACCAAATACTGATTCACCTTGCATGGTTAGAACAATTAGGCACTATAACCCGTAAACGTAGTCCCATAGGAAGAACATAA
- the hisC gene encoding histidinol-phosphate transaminase — protein sequence MTVNFQQLPHPGIRSLIPYKPGKSIEELAREKGINDHDIIKMASNENPLGCSPLALAALREMSPHVLATYPSPINHPIIPKLAHKLEIDTDQLFVSNGSDYIYTILLNCFALHHDKHIITHEYAFSTYAIQAHTLNIPVHTVGIDSNWQVNIDKLIQACNEKTSIIFLANPNNPTGVLINQKEIKRLLENIPESTLLVIDEAYYEYAASQLNENSIEWLAHYPNLIITRTFSKIYGLAGVRLGYAMAHPSIIELMRRIQLPFTVNQVALTTAYAALDDDSFIQLSLRTNAEGMKQMREGLEQLDIPYLPSACNFITFDCKEDGIRLYNYLLDRGIIVRPLHPYKMNNYLRVTIGTKDQNNRFLDTLNNYYGYSG from the coding sequence ATGACGGTTAACTTTCAGCAATTACCTCATCCAGGCATACGATCTTTAATCCCCTATAAACCGGGCAAATCTATAGAAGAATTAGCGCGAGAAAAAGGGATTAATGACCATGATATTATTAAAATGGCCAGCAACGAAAATCCTTTAGGCTGCAGTCCGTTAGCTTTGGCGGCATTGAGAGAAATGTCTCCCCACGTTCTTGCAACTTATCCCTCACCAATCAATCACCCTATAATTCCTAAACTCGCCCATAAACTAGAAATTGATACCGATCAGCTTTTTGTAAGTAACGGTTCAGATTATATATATACCATTCTACTTAACTGTTTTGCATTACATCATGACAAACATATCATCACCCACGAATACGCATTTAGCACCTATGCAATTCAAGCCCATACCTTAAATATCCCCGTTCATACTGTTGGGATAGATTCAAATTGGCAAGTCAACATAGATAAATTAATTCAAGCCTGCAACGAAAAAACAAGTATTATTTTTCTAGCGAATCCGAATAATCCTACGGGGGTCCTTATTAATCAAAAGGAAATAAAACGTCTGTTAGAAAATATTCCTGAAAGTACCTTATTGGTCATTGATGAAGCATATTATGAGTATGCTGCTTCCCAATTAAATGAGAACAGTATTGAGTGGCTCGCTCATTATCCCAATTTAATCATCACACGCACCTTTTCAAAAATATATGGATTAGCGGGCGTACGATTAGGTTATGCCATGGCTCATCCCTCAATCATTGAGCTCATGCGCCGTATACAGCTTCCTTTTACTGTCAATCAGGTCGCTCTAACCACCGCTTATGCAGCACTGGATGATGATTCATTTATCCAATTAAGTTTGCGAACCAATGCAGAAGGGATGAAACAGATGAGGGAGGGATTAGAACAATTAGATATTCCATACCTACCCTCTGCATGCAACTTCATTACTTTTGACTGTAAGGAAGATGGGATTCGGCTCTACAACTATCTGCTCGATAGAGGTATCATCGTGCGACCTCTGCATCCGTATAAGATGAATAATTACCTACGAGTAACCATAGGAACTAAGGATCAGAATAATCGATTTCTGGATACTCTCAATAACTATTATGGTTATTCAGGGTAA
- a CDS encoding 4a-hydroxytetrahydrobiopterin dehydratase: protein MTSDLSSKHCESCEGIGAALNAEQIKNLMPQLNKNWEVSADNRIIKRSLSFNNFYETMAFVNALAWIANIENHHPDLEVGYNYCHVSFMTHALNGLSHNDFICAAKMDKLLAD, encoded by the coding sequence ATGACCAGTGACTTAAGCAGCAAACATTGCGAATCATGTGAAGGCATAGGGGCTGCATTAAATGCAGAACAAATTAAGAATTTGATGCCACAATTAAATAAAAATTGGGAGGTTAGTGCAGATAACCGAATTATTAAACGAAGTTTATCTTTTAATAATTTTTATGAAACAATGGCCTTTGTCAATGCACTCGCATGGATAGCAAATATTGAAAACCATCATCCAGATTTAGAGGTAGGTTATAACTATTGTCACGTAAGCTTTATGACTCATGCCCTTAATGGTTTGAGTCATAATGATTTTATTTGTGCAGCCAAAATGGATAAATTGTTAGCAGACTAA